The following are from one region of the Petrotoga mobilis SJ95 genome:
- a CDS encoding tetratricopeptide repeat protein: MKEVKYAIVYLNIDPNYAKLNNLPVKLPILVEDFQKARKTNKIPLDIIIRGLEAQIDIDKNNRYYLSYLVYYYYEAFKKSLNDSDFEKAKEFLDKAGKTYPDYRLHFYTGLYYKKLGNLELAELHLKQSIKEKPNFAYGYYELGNLMYERNVYDEAIEYYSKSVELEKDFTLGFLKMADVYMENGRFEEAIPLLQKCIEIDEKFVPAYERLGVALNMLQRYKDAHKVHQKALEIDSNRYEIYYNDAHSLARLGNHNESIKALEKAASLNETDYILHELALEYKNMGRYLQAIETEEKALKLASEENKDLIVLTLLKLYVIIEDEEQVEKYFEILNLNSDFHEAAVNFKVLFELSQGRVEKVKEILLGESVSSFTLLIDKLDRLDFYISKLEDFTDKNISDSIFESIDEFGNIDPFTLSEHLVAKGIERPFISWLKESSIESKSYPDGVELLTNGLLLSGFNYGLSERVATTISQFLWKDGDGLAFGRLLLRFYQDRILGESLPLEHFIQENVEEIKDMSFTFAQIFANYEEHLMDFDSIVDFKINNFKDALKVFLSMSRIQTTAEEITSVKFKDHNTKILSLFIQNLNSISNSFLQ, translated from the coding sequence TTGAAAGAAGTAAAATATGCTATAGTTTACCTGAATATTGATCCCAATTATGCAAAGTTGAATAATCTCCCTGTAAAATTACCTATTTTAGTGGAAGATTTTCAAAAAGCAAGAAAAACCAATAAAATACCTTTGGACATAATTATTAGAGGATTAGAAGCTCAAATTGATATAGATAAAAACAATCGATATTACTTATCTTACTTGGTTTATTATTATTATGAAGCTTTTAAAAAATCCCTCAACGATTCAGATTTTGAAAAGGCTAAGGAATTTTTAGATAAGGCAGGTAAAACTTACCCCGATTATCGATTGCATTTTTATACTGGATTATACTACAAAAAATTAGGAAATCTTGAACTGGCAGAGTTACATTTAAAACAATCAATAAAAGAAAAGCCAAATTTTGCATATGGTTATTATGAACTCGGTAATCTTATGTATGAAAGAAATGTATACGACGAAGCAATAGAATATTATTCTAAATCCGTCGAACTTGAAAAGGACTTTACGTTAGGGTTTCTGAAAATGGCAGATGTATACATGGAAAATGGCAGATTTGAAGAAGCTATACCCCTTCTACAAAAATGCATAGAAATTGATGAAAAATTCGTTCCTGCCTATGAAAGATTGGGTGTTGCTCTGAATATGCTTCAACGCTATAAAGATGCACACAAAGTCCACCAAAAAGCTTTAGAAATAGATAGCAATAGATATGAAATTTATTATAACGATGCTCATTCATTGGCTAGATTAGGAAACCACAACGAATCAATAAAAGCTTTAGAAAAAGCCGCCTCTTTGAATGAAACAGATTATATACTTCACGAATTAGCTTTGGAATATAAAAACATGGGAAGATACTTACAAGCAATTGAAACAGAGGAAAAAGCTTTAAAATTAGCTTCAGAAGAAAATAAAGACCTTATTGTTTTAACTTTATTAAAACTCTATGTAATAATAGAAGACGAAGAACAAGTGGAAAAATATTTTGAAATTTTAAATTTGAATTCTGACTTTCACGAAGCTGCTGTTAATTTCAAAGTATTGTTCGAATTATCCCAAGGTAGAGTAGAAAAAGTGAAAGAGATATTATTAGGAGAATCCGTATCAAGTTTTACTCTACTAATAGATAAATTAGATAGATTAGATTTTTACATCTCCAAACTTGAAGATTTTACAGATAAAAATATCTCTGACTCAATATTTGAAAGTATAGACGAATTTGGCAACATCGACCCTTTTACTTTGTCGGAGCATCTGGTAGCTAAAGGAATAGAACGTCCATTCATTAGCTGGTTAAAAGAGAGTTCAATAGAGTCAAAGTCATATCCAGATGGTGTTGAATTACTCACAAACGGCCTACTTCTTTCTGGCTTTAATTACGGCCTATCGGAAAGGGTAGCAACAACTATATCACAGTTTCTTTGGAAAGACGGTGATGGGTTAGCTTTCGGTAGATTACTCTTAAGATTCTACCAAGATCGAATCTTAGGAGAATCGTTACCCTTAGAGCACTTTATTCAAGAAAATGTGGAAGAAATCAAAGATATGTCTTTTACTTTTGCCCAAATATTTGCTAATTACGAAGAACATTTGATGGATTTCGACTCGATAGTAGATTTTAAAATAAATAACTTTAAAGATGCTCTAAAAGTTTTTTTGTCCATGTCTAGAATACAAACTACAGCCGAAGAAATAACTTCAGTCAAATTCAAAGATCATAACACAAAAATTTTATCTTTATTCATACAGAATCTTAACTCGATTTCCAACTCTTTTTTGCAGTAA